From Shewanella psychrophila, a single genomic window includes:
- a CDS encoding efflux RND transporter permease subunit translates to MLKKIIEVSIKQRLMVLIVTIMITVWGVQELRNTPLDALPDLSDVQVIIKTPFPGQAPKLVEEQVTYPLSTAMLAVPGAKTVRGYSFFGDSYVYVIFEDGTDIYWARSRVLEYLNQVGSRLPQGVQPSLGPDASGVGWIFEYALVDRSGNLDLSQLKSLQDWYLKLELQSVAGVSEVATVGGMEQTYQIVIEPDKLAIYKLDIAAIKDAISKSNTEAGGSVIEMAEAEYMVRAKGYRQTLDDFREIPLGITSPSGTPLLLKDVATVRKGPASRRGIAELDGEGEVVGGIIIMRYGENALATIEAVKDKLEQLKAGLPEGVEIIPTYDRSQLIESSVENLFHKVIEEMFVVGLVCLLFLMHARSTLVAVITLPLAILIAFIVMNKMGVNANIMSLGGIAIAIGAVVDGAIVMIENMHKHLEHFEQENKRRPDIKEHWKLVAEASVEVGPALFFSLLIITLSFMPVFALEAQEGRLFSPLAYTKTFAMAAAAVLSITLVPVLMGFFIRGKIPKETSNPISRFLIALYKPSLTLVLKFPKMTLVVALIALLSAWYPMSNLGSEFMPELDEGDLLYMPTALPGISASKAAEILQQTDRLIKTVPEVKRVFGKVGRAETATDPAPLTMLETTIMLKPRDEWREGYTLKDVIEQLQQTVKVPGLTNAWVQPIKTRIDMLSTGIKTPVGIKITGANVNELQQIGTDIEAILSKLPNTKSAYAERVGGGRYIDITPKLDVASRYGMTLTDIQDVVRYAIGGMDIGESVQGAERYPINLRYPRDLRDNIEKLRELPVITKTGHYLPLRNLADIEITDGAPMLKSENGRLISWVFVDIEGTSIGEYIDQAKSALENELTVPPRYSYDFAGQYEYMQRVDEKLKKVIPMALGVIFILLMMTFGSTLQASMIMFSLPFALVGSTWLLYALDFNMSVAVAVGMIALAGVAAEFGVVMLVYLNNAIKHRKEKGQYEAVSDLKEALIEGAVMRIRPKAMTVATIFFGLLPIMWGAGAGNDVMQKIAAPMVGGMVTAPLLSLFVLPALYLLVYSRKLSK, encoded by the coding sequence ATGCTTAAGAAAATCATCGAAGTCTCTATAAAACAAAGGTTAATGGTGCTTATTGTCACCATAATGATCACTGTCTGGGGCGTACAGGAGCTAAGAAATACGCCCTTAGATGCCTTGCCAGATCTCTCAGACGTACAAGTTATTATCAAGACGCCATTCCCAGGACAGGCACCTAAACTGGTCGAAGAGCAGGTCACGTATCCGCTATCTACCGCCATGTTGGCTGTTCCGGGAGCCAAGACTGTTCGTGGTTACTCCTTCTTTGGCGACTCATATGTCTATGTCATCTTCGAAGATGGCACGGATATCTATTGGGCTCGCTCTCGAGTTTTGGAGTATCTGAATCAAGTGGGTAGCCGTCTACCCCAGGGGGTTCAGCCATCTTTGGGACCGGACGCTTCCGGAGTGGGTTGGATTTTTGAGTACGCTCTGGTGGATAGATCCGGTAATTTAGATCTTTCACAGCTAAAGAGTTTGCAGGATTGGTATCTGAAACTTGAACTTCAAAGTGTGGCTGGCGTTTCCGAAGTCGCCACCGTAGGTGGCATGGAACAAACTTACCAGATCGTTATAGAACCCGATAAGTTGGCCATCTATAAGCTAGATATAGCAGCCATAAAAGATGCCATATCTAAGTCAAATACCGAAGCCGGTGGCTCAGTTATCGAGATGGCCGAAGCCGAATACATGGTTCGCGCCAAAGGTTATCGTCAAACATTGGATGATTTTCGGGAGATCCCTCTCGGGATAACCAGCCCGTCGGGAACGCCTTTATTGCTCAAGGACGTTGCTACCGTACGTAAAGGCCCTGCATCACGCCGCGGCATCGCCGAGCTAGATGGTGAAGGTGAAGTCGTCGGTGGCATAATAATCATGCGCTACGGCGAGAATGCCTTGGCCACTATAGAAGCGGTTAAAGATAAGCTAGAGCAGCTAAAAGCAGGCCTACCTGAAGGGGTAGAGATCATCCCGACCTATGACAGATCTCAATTGATCGAAAGCTCAGTGGAAAACCTGTTTCATAAGGTGATCGAAGAGATGTTTGTGGTTGGCTTGGTCTGCTTGCTGTTCCTGATGCATGCACGTTCGACATTAGTCGCCGTGATTACTTTGCCGTTGGCGATACTCATTGCATTCATAGTAATGAATAAAATGGGCGTCAACGCGAACATCATGAGCTTAGGTGGCATCGCCATTGCCATAGGCGCAGTAGTCGATGGCGCGATTGTCATGATCGAGAATATGCATAAGCACTTGGAGCATTTCGAACAAGAAAATAAACGCCGACCAGACATAAAGGAGCACTGGAAGCTGGTAGCAGAAGCCTCGGTCGAAGTGGGTCCTGCCCTATTCTTCTCCTTGCTGATCATTACCCTGAGTTTTATGCCGGTATTTGCTTTGGAAGCTCAGGAAGGCCGACTCTTTAGCCCACTGGCTTACACAAAAACCTTCGCTATGGCTGCAGCTGCAGTGCTGTCCATCACGTTAGTGCCTGTACTTATGGGCTTCTTTATCCGAGGAAAAATCCCCAAGGAAACCAGCAACCCCATCAGCAGGTTCCTAATAGCCCTGTACAAGCCCTCTTTGACTCTGGTTCTTAAGTTTCCAAAGATGACATTGGTCGTCGCGCTAATCGCACTCTTGAGTGCCTGGTACCCAATGAGCAATTTAGGTAGCGAGTTCATGCCAGAGCTGGATGAGGGCGATCTGCTCTATATGCCTACAGCTTTGCCAGGTATCAGTGCCAGTAAGGCTGCAGAGATACTGCAACAAACCGACAGGTTAATTAAGACAGTTCCGGAAGTGAAGCGTGTATTCGGCAAGGTAGGCCGTGCAGAAACGGCGACGGATCCGGCACCACTCACCATGCTAGAAACCACCATCATGCTTAAACCTAGGGATGAGTGGCGTGAAGGGTACACACTAAAGGATGTCATAGAACAGCTGCAACAAACCGTAAAGGTGCCAGGGCTTACTAATGCTTGGGTGCAGCCAATTAAGACACGTATCGACATGCTCTCCACCGGGATTAAGACTCCGGTAGGCATTAAGATCACCGGCGCCAACGTCAATGAGCTGCAGCAGATAGGTACAGATATAGAAGCCATACTTAGTAAACTGCCTAACACTAAGTCGGCCTATGCCGAACGTGTGGGCGGTGGCCGCTATATCGATATCACACCTAAGCTGGATGTGGCCTCTCGCTATGGCATGACTCTAACCGATATCCAAGATGTGGTCCGATACGCCATCGGCGGTATGGATATTGGTGAGTCTGTTCAGGGGGCAGAGCGTTACCCTATCAATCTTAGATACCCTAGGGATCTAAGAGATAATATCGAAAAACTCAGAGAGCTACCGGTTATCACTAAGACGGGACACTATCTGCCGCTACGTAACTTAGCCGATATAGAGATCACCGACGGCGCACCTATGCTCAAGAGTGAGAATGGTCGTTTAATCTCTTGGGTGTTTGTCGATATAGAAGGAACCTCGATTGGTGAATATATAGATCAGGCTAAATCAGCACTGGAAAATGAGCTAACAGTTCCACCAAGATACAGCTACGATTTTGCTGGCCAGTATGAATATATGCAACGTGTCGATGAAAAGCTTAAGAAAGTGATCCCCATGGCACTGGGGGTCATCTTCATCTTGTTGATGATGACATTCGGCTCGACACTACAAGCCAGTATGATCATGTTCAGCTTGCCGTTTGCACTCGTTGGCAGTACCTGGCTCCTATATGCTCTGGACTTCAATATGTCAGTTGCCGTGGCCGTGGGTATGATTGCCCTGGCGGGAGTGGCCGCAGAGTTTGGTGTGGTAATGTTGGTCTACCTCAACAACGCCATCAAGCATAGAAAAGAAAAAGGTCAATACGAAGCGGTTAGTGACTTGAAAGAAGCCTTGATAGAAGGCGCGGTGATGCGAATTCGCCCTAAAGCGATGACAGTTGCTACCATCTTCTTCGGTCTGCTGCCCATCATGTGGGGCGCGGGAGCCGGCAATGATGTAATGCAGAAAATCGCCGCACCTATGGTCGGTGGCATGGTAACAGCGCCTCTGTTATCACTGTTCGTTCTGCCAGCCCTCTATCTCTTGGTTTACTCACGTAAACTAAGTAAATAA
- a CDS encoding efflux RND transporter periplasmic adaptor subunit, whose translation MSQFEMNKRKKLAYLLSLFMVVTPQLAHSQSLIAQSPATEHNHTEGHEAITYSCPMHPEITSHEAGTRCSICNMYLVEEEEEEKGDIEHSAHNMSESIPEDHSGHEHMAQSAITPADTVFSSAKPASLDDGGTIKYVCPMHAHIISDVPGTCPICGMNLEKVEIGGNGKEIQIDVSGGMQQALALKVARVEKDTLWKFVQTVGQIDYDESKINHIHARVTGWIEKLTIKSVGDKITKGQLLYEIYSPDLINAQDDFLLAQDTLRRTGKNASYQDLLRKAGLRLELLGLNKSQIKALAKSKKTQYRVPFYAESDGIVKELTIRDGMYIQPATEIMSIVDLSKVWVIADVFENEQSWLAVGQKAEVSVPAMGIKGIKGKIDYIYPELDPITRSLRVRIVVQNHNIELRPNTLAKIDIFGGPNEDALVIPQEALIQTGKENRVIVKLENNSFTARKVTVGMLSQGKAEIIDGLSEGERVITSGQFLLDSEASLKGSLMRLSSGHQH comes from the coding sequence ATGAGTCAATTTGAAATGAACAAACGCAAAAAACTAGCCTACCTGCTCAGCCTATTTATGGTTGTGACACCGCAGTTAGCCCATTCTCAGTCGCTGATAGCTCAGAGCCCAGCTACTGAGCATAACCACACAGAAGGACATGAAGCGATAACCTATTCATGCCCTATGCATCCTGAAATTACCAGCCATGAAGCAGGCACCCGTTGTTCTATCTGCAACATGTACCTCGTGGAAGAGGAGGAGGAAGAGAAAGGAGATATAGAGCACTCGGCCCATAACATGAGTGAATCAATCCCAGAAGACCACTCGGGCCACGAACATATGGCTCAATCGGCAATCACTCCTGCTGACACAGTATTTAGCAGCGCTAAGCCAGCCTCGCTCGATGACGGTGGCACAATAAAATATGTCTGCCCTATGCATGCACATATCATCAGCGATGTGCCGGGTACCTGCCCAATCTGTGGTATGAATCTGGAAAAGGTTGAGATAGGTGGTAACGGCAAAGAGATCCAGATAGATGTCTCTGGTGGCATGCAGCAAGCCTTGGCTCTAAAGGTCGCTAGAGTAGAAAAAGATACTTTATGGAAATTTGTTCAGACAGTAGGCCAGATTGATTATGACGAGAGTAAAATCAATCATATCCACGCCAGGGTTACTGGTTGGATCGAGAAGCTGACTATCAAGTCTGTCGGTGACAAGATAACTAAAGGGCAACTCTTGTATGAGATCTACTCACCGGATCTGATCAACGCACAGGATGACTTCCTACTCGCCCAAGATACTTTGAGACGTACGGGGAAAAATGCCAGTTACCAAGATTTACTCAGAAAAGCAGGCCTAAGATTAGAATTACTTGGCTTAAATAAGAGCCAAATAAAGGCATTAGCAAAATCAAAGAAAACTCAATATCGAGTGCCCTTCTACGCCGAGAGTGACGGCATAGTAAAAGAGTTAACCATCAGAGATGGTATGTATATTCAACCCGCTACCGAGATAATGTCCATAGTCGACCTCTCTAAAGTCTGGGTGATCGCCGATGTCTTTGAAAATGAGCAAAGCTGGCTCGCAGTAGGTCAAAAAGCCGAAGTTTCTGTACCTGCCATGGGGATCAAGGGCATCAAAGGTAAGATTGATTATATCTATCCTGAGCTAGATCCTATCACCCGTAGCTTACGGGTCAGAATTGTGGTTCAAAATCACAATATAGAGCTAAGACCAAACACTTTAGCCAAGATAGACATCTTCGGTGGCCCCAATGAAGATGCTCTAGTGATCCCTCAAGAGGCTCTGATCCAAACGGGTAAAGAGAACCGCGTCATAGTAAAGCTGGAAAATAACAGCTTTACCGCACGTAAGGTCACAGTGGGTATGCTAAGCCAAGGCAAGGCCGAGATTATCGATGGTTTGAGCGAAGGTGAACGTGTGATCACTTCCGGTCAGTTCTTACTCGATTCAGAAGCCAGTCTCAAGGGCAGTTTAATGCGCCTGAGTAGCGGTCATCAGCACTAG
- a CDS encoding heavy metal-binding domain-containing protein gives MKPLISLILSAFILVSVVPAVSAHDHSQQQEHAQHQEMKADHACPMHPEITGQKGDTCPKCGMSLTAMKASSHKGQSCDNCPHHKATAHENGVSADTHACPMNPSITGKEGDTCPKCGMNLEPLQAKADTKPAVHHKH, from the coding sequence ATGAAACCCCTTATTAGCCTTATTTTATCTGCCTTTATCTTAGTTTCAGTTGTACCAGCTGTATCTGCGCATGACCATTCACAGCAGCAAGAACATGCTCAACATCAAGAAATGAAGGCCGATCATGCCTGCCCTATGCATCCTGAGATAACGGGACAAAAAGGTGATACTTGTCCTAAATGCGGTATGAGCTTAACAGCCATGAAAGCCAGTTCTCATAAAGGCCAAAGCTGTGATAACTGCCCTCATCATAAGGCTACGGCTCATGAAAACGGTGTATCTGCAGATACCCATGCTTGCCCGATGAATCCGTCAATCACCGGGAAAGAGGGTGATACATGTCCTAAATGCGGCATGAACTTAGAGCCCTTGCAAGCCAAGGCAGATACTAAACCAGCAGTTCACCACAAACACTAA
- a CDS encoding DUF2057 family protein: MKTFITVAALALISLTSFSSSAASVSFPDSLSVTGINGETKFGTHEIQLAEGKNLIELKYHDIFEVNADDSGAWVKSAPLYLIMSSVEQAQYQAMTPVIDTEDEAYDFIDNPVITLTRSLGESKDVTLLTHHQLMAQLLLAKK, translated from the coding sequence ATGAAAACATTTATCACAGTTGCAGCCTTAGCCCTTATAAGTTTAACTAGCTTCTCATCTTCAGCTGCCAGCGTCTCTTTTCCAGATTCACTCTCAGTTACAGGCATCAATGGAGAAACGAAGTTTGGCACCCACGAAATACAGCTTGCCGAGGGTAAAAACTTAATCGAACTCAAGTATCACGACATCTTCGAAGTTAATGCCGATGACTCGGGGGCTTGGGTAAAATCTGCGCCTCTCTACCTAATCATGAGCTCTGTTGAGCAAGCTCAATATCAAGCAATGACTCCGGTTATAGATACCGAAGATGAAGCCTACGACTTTATCGATAACCCAGTGATCACCCTCACTAGATCCCTAGGAGAGAGCAAAGATGTAACCTTGCTGACTCACCACCAGCTGATGGCTCAGCTTCTACTGGCAAAGAAATAA
- a CDS encoding NapC/NirT family cytochrome c: MNWRALFKPSAKYSILALLVVGIVVGVVGYFATQQTLHATSTDEFCMSCHSNHSLKDEVLASAHGGGNAGVTVQCQDCHLPHNPVKYMIKKIIVSKDLYGFLTIDGFNTQEWLDANRKEQADHALKYFRANDSANCQHCHTRIYENQPETMKKMAKRMHERNFKKEADKRKTCVDCHKGVAHVYPKG, encoded by the coding sequence ATGAACTGGCGTGCCCTATTTAAACCAAGTGCGAAATATTCAATATTAGCCCTACTTGTGGTTGGTATTGTAGTCGGTGTTGTTGGCTATTTTGCTACACAACAAACTTTACATGCGACAAGTACAGATGAGTTCTGTATGTCTTGTCATAGTAACCACTCTTTGAAAGATGAAGTGTTGGCTTCTGCACACGGCGGAGGAAATGCTGGTGTGACGGTTCAATGTCAAGATTGTCACCTTCCACACAATCCAGTTAAGTACATGATTAAAAAGATTATCGTATCTAAAGATCTCTATGGGTTCCTAACTATCGATGGCTTCAATACCCAAGAATGGTTAGATGCAAACCGTAAGGAACAAGCCGATCACGCGCTTAAATACTTCCGTGCTAATGATTCTGCTAACTGTCAGCATTGCCATACTCGTATTTACGAGAATCAGCCTGAAACGATGAAGAAGATGGCGAAGAGAATGCACGAACGTAACTTCAAGAAAGAAGCCGATAAGCGCAAGACTTGTGTGGACTGTCACAAAGGTGTGGCACACGTTTATCCTAAGGGATAA
- a CDS encoding AraC family transcriptional regulator, with protein sequence MSNRSPLTRIEGVLEYIHDNLDKSLSLEELAEQSCWSRWQLQRVFQSQTGLSVAQYVRELKLSLAAERMITGGERMLDIAYELGFNSEVSFSRAFKQFFGSSPREYKLRGVRVGLRNPLTKLTNLASSSVVDSAFLQTRIEYRPAFSILGVSSPIKGVLSDSPDFSTIVPETWRKLHDILDAQLVSASELIGVVDTRIVAEPLINYWAGIESQTIKWDGQKVLQTLNPLEIPAQEYAVVSYTGAISGFSHVVEWLICTWLPESGYSGVEGLELETYGAIEERDNEAHTEMEYWLPVERKV encoded by the coding sequence ATGTCAAATCGTTCACCTCTCACTCGTATCGAGGGAGTACTGGAGTATATTCATGATAATTTGGATAAGAGCCTCTCATTAGAGGAGTTAGCCGAACAGAGTTGCTGGTCGAGATGGCAGCTACAGAGGGTGTTTCAGAGCCAAACTGGCTTGAGTGTTGCTCAATATGTTCGTGAGCTGAAGCTGAGCCTGGCGGCTGAGCGTATGATCACTGGTGGTGAGCGTATGCTCGATATAGCCTATGAGCTTGGATTTAACTCTGAAGTGAGTTTTAGTCGTGCCTTTAAGCAGTTTTTCGGTTCCAGCCCGAGGGAATATAAGCTCAGGGGGGTGAGAGTCGGCTTGAGAAATCCGCTGACCAAGCTAACGAATTTGGCTTCCTCTAGTGTTGTGGACAGTGCATTTCTGCAGACGCGTATCGAATATAGACCCGCATTCAGCATCCTAGGAGTATCTTCGCCCATCAAGGGGGTACTCTCAGATTCTCCAGATTTTTCTACCATAGTCCCGGAAACTTGGCGAAAGTTGCATGATATTCTGGATGCTCAGTTGGTATCTGCTAGTGAGCTAATAGGTGTCGTCGATACCCGTATAGTGGCTGAGCCACTTATTAACTATTGGGCCGGGATTGAAAGTCAGACTATTAAATGGGATGGCCAGAAAGTTCTACAAACTTTGAATCCGTTAGAGATACCGGCTCAAGAGTATGCAGTTGTCTCATATACTGGGGCTATTAGTGGTTTTTCTCATGTGGTTGAGTGGCTGATCTGTACCTGGTTACCCGAATCAGGATACTCGGGAGTCGAAGGTTTAGAGCTTGAAACCTATGGTGCCATAGAGGAGAGAGACAATGAGGCCCATACCGAGATGGAATACTGGCTTCCTGTTGAGAGGAAAGTTTAA
- a CDS encoding TonB-dependent siderophore receptor, which yields MVSSKRNLIFHRTVLATAIMASLSYTQSVNAQESDDSVIEVPQMETITVLGQAYRNTATKTSLRPEDTPQGITVIDSELLKERGVKSLNQALRYVPGVTTEQKGGAVTMYDTFNIRGFDVNQSYYDGLVLQSLTGWNLQPQIDPIAIEQVEVFKGPTSVLYGSMPPGGMVNMIAKTPQTTSSTEITAATGSDNLMEASIDTTGQIGDSNFSYRVVALARKKDGQVDHTEEERYVFAPSLDWNISDSTYINFNLYYQNDPAMGMNSSLPASGMIYDNRAGSTSPSTFAGDQNWSTFEREFWMAGYKLNHEFNDNWSFLQSFRYLDAQLYQENTYHQAGNFDPVTGNLDRNIYSTDEDSSGYTVDNQLSGSFYTGNVEHNVLIGVDYQKMSGSSAYSEFGTTSQFGDFNIFNPNNDMIDPSQLTSTYDAKQDVDLEQLGFYFQDQLRIDKLILIAGGRFDDFSASSQYIGDSNKPEANHDQFSYRVGAMYEFDNGVSPFMSYATSFEPAAGTKSDGSSYKPELGEQLEAGIKYISPAQDITASVSYFNIVKSDALMSDPSDPWGNKLQVGEVQSQGVELEGQWYLTDNFDILASYTYIDMEITKDSGNDLQGKAPIYVPEHTATLWSNYYINSGVLSGARIGGGVRYVGEMQMDAMNTDTVESYTLVDLSLGYDLSTLSSNLNGASMTLIANNLFNEEYYTCYDSMNCWYGAERTVELNFKYNF from the coding sequence ATGGTCTCAAGTAAGCGCAACCTGATATTTCATCGCACCGTTCTGGCAACGGCTATTATGGCTTCATTGTCGTACACCCAGTCTGTCAACGCGCAGGAGTCAGATGACTCTGTGATTGAAGTTCCTCAGATGGAGACCATTACCGTTCTCGGTCAGGCATATCGCAACACAGCGACTAAAACCTCGCTACGTCCTGAAGATACTCCTCAGGGGATAACAGTCATCGATAGCGAATTGTTGAAGGAGAGAGGTGTTAAGTCTTTAAACCAGGCACTAAGATATGTTCCAGGCGTGACTACCGAGCAAAAAGGTGGCGCGGTGACCATGTATGACACTTTCAATATTCGTGGTTTTGATGTTAACCAGAGCTACTACGACGGCCTGGTGCTTCAGTCGCTCACGGGCTGGAACCTGCAACCTCAGATCGATCCTATCGCTATCGAGCAGGTGGAGGTATTTAAAGGGCCTACTTCTGTACTTTATGGCTCTATGCCACCGGGTGGCATGGTTAATATGATTGCTAAGACGCCTCAAACCACGAGTAGTACCGAGATCACTGCAGCCACAGGATCAGATAACCTGATGGAAGCTTCGATCGATACTACGGGCCAGATTGGTGACAGCAACTTCTCATATCGTGTCGTTGCTCTGGCGCGTAAGAAAGATGGCCAGGTGGATCATACCGAAGAGGAGCGTTACGTTTTTGCACCTTCTTTAGATTGGAACATATCAGATAGCACCTATATCAATTTCAATCTTTATTATCAGAATGACCCTGCTATGGGGATGAACTCATCATTGCCTGCTTCGGGAATGATCTATGATAATCGAGCTGGCAGTACCAGCCCATCGACCTTTGCCGGTGATCAAAACTGGAGCACTTTCGAGCGTGAATTTTGGATGGCAGGTTATAAGTTAAATCATGAGTTTAACGATAATTGGTCATTCCTGCAGAGTTTCCGTTATCTGGACGCTCAGCTGTATCAGGAGAATACCTATCATCAGGCGGGTAACTTCGATCCCGTTACAGGTAACTTAGACAGAAATATCTACAGCACAGATGAAGACTCTAGCGGTTATACGGTTGATAACCAGCTATCAGGCAGTTTCTATACCGGCAATGTAGAACATAATGTACTGATCGGTGTCGATTATCAGAAGATGAGCGGAAGCTCTGCATACTCAGAGTTTGGTACTACGAGTCAGTTTGGCGATTTCAATATTTTCAACCCAAATAATGACATGATAGATCCAAGTCAACTGACCTCTACTTATGATGCCAAGCAAGATGTTGATCTGGAGCAACTGGGCTTTTACTTCCAGGATCAGCTACGTATAGATAAGCTTATCCTGATCGCCGGTGGCCGCTTCGATGACTTTAGCGCATCGAGCCAATATATAGGTGATAGCAACAAACCGGAAGCTAATCATGACCAGTTTTCCTACCGTGTCGGTGCTATGTACGAATTCGATAATGGTGTTTCCCCCTTTATGAGCTATGCCACGAGTTTTGAGCCTGCGGCCGGCACTAAGTCCGATGGTAGTTCTTACAAGCCTGAACTCGGTGAGCAGCTTGAGGCAGGGATCAAGTACATCTCACCAGCTCAGGATATAACGGCCAGTGTCTCCTATTTTAATATCGTTAAAAGCGACGCCCTGATGTCAGATCCAAGTGATCCTTGGGGGAATAAACTCCAGGTCGGCGAGGTGCAATCCCAAGGAGTTGAGCTAGAGGGCCAGTGGTACCTGACGGACAATTTCGATATTTTAGCCAGTTATACCTATATCGATATGGAGATCACTAAAGATAGTGGTAACGATCTACAGGGAAAGGCGCCCATATATGTGCCTGAGCACACGGCGACACTATGGAGTAATTACTACATAAATTCTGGTGTGCTCAGTGGTGCGCGTATCGGTGGTGGTGTGCGTTATGTTGGTGAAATGCAGATGGATGCTATGAACACCGACACAGTTGAATCATACACCTTAGTGGATCTCTCCCTTGGTTATGACCTGAGTACATTGAGTAGCAACTTAAATGGCGCCAGCATGACGCTGATTGCTAATAACCTATTCAACGAGGAATATTATACCTGCTACGACTCGATGAACTGCTGGTATGGCGCAGAGCGCACCGTCGAGTTGAATTTTAAATATAATTTCTAG
- a CDS encoding siderophore ferric iron reductase, with protein MSQADFEQLFKQCEQVTPYLKGELGRSLKGMISLRGSNLPQIKSLYLDLQTSTPEAEKVYWLTRSWDLLTWQPLYLAFVAIYNMKSLPNLSNMAQHHKGDLIAGFSFDNTECIQGDYEGLISQAGQQLSQMFEHYRSELDHWIRCRPGFVQHLVADALLAKLLQVQQRHLEMSDGFILHHAKLWLAAFNISDKHLASLYLSKLDNKLKLSRTSCCSVYKTKSGVLCDNCPRLRRSKDV; from the coding sequence GTGAGCCAAGCTGATTTCGAGCAACTCTTTAAGCAATGTGAGCAAGTGACGCCTTACCTTAAGGGGGAACTTGGCCGCTCACTCAAGGGGATGATTTCACTGCGAGGCTCGAACCTGCCGCAAATTAAGTCTCTTTATCTTGATCTACAAACCAGCACTCCCGAGGCAGAAAAGGTATATTGGCTGACTCGCAGCTGGGATCTGCTCACATGGCAGCCTCTCTATCTGGCATTTGTCGCCATCTATAATATGAAGTCGCTGCCAAACCTGAGTAATATGGCTCAACACCATAAAGGCGATCTCATTGCCGGATTCAGCTTCGATAACACCGAATGTATTCAAGGTGACTATGAGGGGTTGATAAGTCAGGCGGGTCAACAACTGTCTCAGATGTTTGAGCACTACAGGAGTGAACTCGATCATTGGATACGTTGTCGCCCTGGATTTGTGCAGCATCTAGTTGCCGACGCTCTGCTGGCTAAGTTACTCCAAGTGCAGCAACGACATTTGGAGATGAGCGATGGGTTTATCTTACACCACGCAAAACTTTGGCTAGCGGCGTTTAATATCTCAGACAAGCACTTGGCATCACTGTATTTGTCTAAATTAGATAATAAACTCAAATTGAGCCGCACCAGCTGTTGTTCCGTATACAAGACTAAATCGGGTGTCCTGTGTGACAATTGCCCTCGTTTAAGAAGAAGTAAAGATGTATGA
- a CDS encoding ABC transporter ATP-binding protein: MYELNNIRVIRGERTILDIDALEIDPHALTVVLGHNGSGKSTLVNLLANQFSPEEGKVKLAGKLLSDYSPKQLAQTVAYLPQKLPEVAGLNVAELVRLGRFPWRGALGRWRKEDDEIIAQAMKETGVEAFKDTLADQLSGGERQRTWVAMLLAQQADLLILDEPTSALDIHHQYQLMELLSKLNKNTGKGVIVILHDLNLALRFATQIVALKAGKIAFKGEVDVLLDEQLLSDLYSTPVRLMDHPEQDHKVAVVC, encoded by the coding sequence ATGTATGAACTCAATAATATCAGAGTGATACGTGGGGAACGTACCATTTTGGATATCGATGCCCTAGAGATAGATCCCCACGCCCTTACTGTGGTGCTCGGCCATAATGGCTCCGGCAAGTCGACTTTGGTCAATCTGCTCGCTAATCAGTTTTCCCCGGAAGAAGGGAAAGTTAAATTAGCTGGCAAGCTCCTGTCAGATTATAGCCCTAAGCAGCTAGCCCAAACCGTGGCTTATTTACCGCAAAAATTGCCGGAAGTGGCAGGACTGAACGTAGCAGAGTTAGTACGCTTGGGACGCTTCCCTTGGCGCGGCGCTCTAGGGCGCTGGCGTAAAGAGGATGATGAGATTATAGCTCAAGCGATGAAAGAAACCGGAGTTGAGGCGTTTAAAGATACCTTAGCCGATCAACTTTCTGGTGGTGAGCGTCAACGAACTTGGGTCGCCATGTTGTTGGCACAACAGGCTGACTTGTTGATATTGGATGAGCCAACATCGGCCTTAGATATTCATCACCAATATCAATTGATGGAGCTATTAAGCAAGTTAAATAAGAATACAGGCAAGGGGGTGATCGTCATCTTGCATGATCTTAATCTAGCCTTGCGCTTTGCAACTCAAATTGTGGCGCTAAAGGCGGGAAAAATAGCCTTTAAGGGGGAGGTGGATGTCTTGCTCGATGAACAGCTGCTATCGGATCTCTATTCGACACCCGTCAGACTCATGGATCATCCGGAGCAAGATCATAAGGTCGCTGTCGTATGTTAG